In one Legionella clemsonensis genomic region, the following are encoded:
- a CDS encoding DUF2845 domain-containing protein, with product MNKHWTVFLGIASVSFSCNIFAVQSMYCPQNHGYINIGMSPDQVLAACGQPLSKLQSDTPVMQKVPVLQLIYNNQGSQSAFYGVWSLPVGVNSGAQLEVDVIDNKVSSVRINGSQSNAFSICGGSMVQIGDPVAKVYSACGNPSIVNNTYINQPIQSNQKPEIWVFQTDKFQTPFRLTFVNGKLQSID from the coding sequence ATGAATAAGCATTGGACTGTATTTCTTGGTATTGCCTCAGTAAGCTTCTCCTGCAATATTTTTGCTGTACAATCCATGTATTGTCCGCAAAACCATGGCTACATTAATATAGGAATGTCCCCCGATCAGGTACTCGCCGCCTGTGGTCAACCTTTAAGCAAGTTACAGTCAGACACACCGGTTATGCAAAAGGTTCCGGTACTACAGCTTATTTATAATAATCAAGGTTCTCAGTCTGCCTTTTATGGTGTTTGGTCACTACCCGTCGGCGTCAACAGTGGTGCTCAACTCGAAGTCGATGTTATTGATAACAAAGTGAGTTCCGTGCGTATTAATGGCTCACAAAGCAATGCCTTTTCTATTTGTGGTGGCTCAATGGTGCAGATAGGCGACCCGGTAGCAAAAGTGTATAGTGCCTGCGGCAATCCTTCTATTGTTAATAACACATACATCAATCAACCCATTCAAAGTAACCAGAAACCTGAGATCTGGGTGTTCCAGACCGATAAATTTCAAACACCATTCCGCTTGACTTTTGTCAATGGCAAATTACAATCCATCGATTAA
- a CDS encoding efflux RND transporter periplasmic adaptor subunit: MALSKTNYERTRELANKKLASEQALDQALANLQEKQNTVKAKKAQLEKLSLRAPFTGTLGSRQVSVGQYVRVGQPLVRLIANQKLRVEYTLPERYLPRVQEGQQVTIVSDAYPKQIYRGYVNYIDPAVDKETRTIAIEALIDNTNNLLSAGLFVRVNHEFANKRKRLLVPEESLIPTINGQKIFVLRNDKAVAVRVKTGAHHGAMTEVNSGLSVDDIVIVRGQHKLREGSLVIDIHQG, from the coding sequence TTGGCCTTAAGTAAAACCAATTACGAGCGCACTCGAGAGCTTGCCAACAAAAAACTCGCTTCAGAACAGGCACTGGATCAAGCATTAGCTAATTTGCAAGAGAAACAAAATACAGTAAAAGCCAAAAAAGCTCAGCTTGAAAAACTTAGTTTGCGCGCACCCTTTACTGGTACTCTCGGCTCAAGACAAGTCAGTGTCGGCCAATATGTGAGAGTTGGGCAGCCTCTGGTACGCCTTATCGCCAATCAAAAATTACGTGTTGAATATACACTGCCAGAACGTTATTTGCCCCGCGTACAGGAAGGACAGCAAGTTACTATAGTATCCGATGCTTACCCAAAACAAATATATAGAGGTTATGTCAACTATATTGATCCTGCCGTAGATAAGGAAACCCGAACTATTGCTATTGAGGCTCTCATTGATAATACAAATAATTTACTGTCTGCAGGTTTGTTCGTTCGAGTGAATCATGAATTTGCTAACAAGAGGAAGCGTCTTTTAGTCCCTGAGGAAAGTTTAATCCCTACAATTAACGGTCAAAAAATCTTTGTCCTGCGTAATGATAAGGCTGTGGCCGTACGAGTTAAAACAGGAGCACATCATGGTGCAATGACAGAAGTTAACAGTGGCTTAAGTGTTGATGATATTGTGATCGTTCGTGGTCAGCACAAACTGAGAGAAGGTAGTCTTGTTATTGACATTCATCAAGGGTAG
- a CDS encoding YggT family protein produces MSGLIAIAYFLVKLSFNLLLFALLLRVALRYFQVSTLHPAGQLIYQLTSPIVHPIERLIYSGKTSLNRYDWVTLGLIVLIDLLKFLVLGLLFHSILLPLLYLILFTVADLVTLVCELLFFMILIRVIISWINPARQHPALDIINLITEPLLELGRFLIPNISGFDFSPIIIMIILKIIALFMAAILPFNM; encoded by the coding sequence ATGTCAGGTTTAATCGCTATTGCTTATTTTTTAGTTAAATTAAGTTTTAATTTATTACTTTTTGCATTGTTGCTAAGGGTTGCTCTGCGTTATTTTCAAGTCAGTACTCTTCATCCAGCAGGACAATTAATTTATCAGTTGACGAGCCCTATTGTTCATCCCATAGAACGCTTGATTTACTCCGGTAAAACCTCTTTAAATCGCTACGATTGGGTAACCTTGGGCCTCATAGTTCTTATTGATTTGCTTAAATTTCTCGTGCTTGGTCTTCTTTTTCACAGTATTTTATTACCTCTACTTTACTTAATATTATTTACCGTCGCTGATCTAGTTACCCTTGTCTGTGAATTATTATTCTTTATGATTCTTATTCGAGTAATTATAAGTTGGATTAATCCTGCACGACAACATCCGGCTTTAGATATCATCAATCTGATTACCGAGCCTTTATTAGAGTTGGGACGATTTCTCATTCCAAATATTTCCGGGTTTGATTTTTCACCAATTATCATCATGATAATTCTAAAAATTATTGCTTTGTTTATGGCTGCAATACTTCCTTTCAATATGTAA
- the proC gene encoding pyrroline-5-carboxylate reductase, producing the protein MKISFIGFGNMAQAIARGLSVNKGYQILAASPSLPSGVNEEGIITSPSNLEIIRNAEIIILAVKPDKIGEVLQEIGQELPTNSLLISIAAGVKIASLEKYCRKKQAIIRSMPNLAISIAKGATPLIANLSSSSQHKQWAEEIFQSLALIHWTANENDLNCFTALSGSGPAYIFLLMEAMIDAAKKSGLDEEVAQAFTLQTFRGALGLANKNKNISTLREEVTSPGGTTAAALAVLNNHDFHALIHEAMKAAVKRAEDLSF; encoded by the coding sequence ATGAAGATTAGTTTTATAGGCTTTGGCAATATGGCTCAAGCCATTGCCAGAGGATTATCGGTTAATAAAGGTTATCAAATTCTAGCAGCGTCTCCTTCGCTTCCAAGTGGAGTGAATGAGGAAGGGATTATTACGTCTCCTTCCAATCTGGAAATAATACGAAACGCAGAGATAATTATCTTAGCCGTGAAGCCTGATAAAATTGGAGAAGTATTGCAGGAAATTGGCCAAGAACTACCAACCAACAGTTTACTTATTTCCATTGCAGCTGGGGTTAAAATAGCATCTTTGGAAAAATATTGTCGAAAAAAGCAAGCCATTATTCGCAGCATGCCCAATTTAGCAATTTCTATCGCTAAAGGAGCAACGCCGCTGATAGCTAACTTAAGCTCCAGCTCTCAGCACAAGCAATGGGCCGAAGAAATTTTTCAAAGCCTGGCGCTTATCCATTGGACAGCCAATGAAAATGACTTAAACTGCTTCACGGCATTATCAGGTAGCGGGCCTGCCTATATTTTTCTTCTAATGGAAGCAATGATTGATGCTGCTAAAAAATCAGGACTTGATGAAGAGGTCGCCCAAGCCTTTACCTTACAAACTTTTCGTGGAGCCCTGGGTTTGGCCAATAAAAATAAAAATATCAGTACATTAAGAGAGGAAGTCACTTCACCTGGTGGTACAACAGCAGCAGCACTCGCCGTGTTGAACAATCATGACTTTCACGCTTTAATCCATGAGGCAATGAAGGCTGCTGTCAAACGTGCCGAAGATTTAAGTTTTTAA
- a CDS encoding DUF5617 domain-containing protein: MKQKYEQRIIFSDIVEAKENADTSQFTPLHSDVPTYREPDHTFRLWVVGAPQSGKTCLFKRYFKGIYIQSAIDNVGMDFFLRSVSVNNKKIMLHGLDSDHSKRNKYPERIQALIVTFDINQTSLEDLKAQLSNVTNLTSPYSSAKAIILVATKIDKAQKRLISKDDVKDLLKGYPNIDYVETSAKNDVNVNLVFEIAAKRVLREIEPLIKNDAKQIFPKSYETMWAKGRDEKKFSVPVDQSFKDYHSAVALLGDYCKSVPYYYPNFFSSLKLACTGHWNRHHIDAVKLVVTEFTHPQTEPSLEEMSVRNLLSKLQDSLLAEGKPLNPNGSLARRIHFIQQNSGIEVIDIMN; encoded by the coding sequence ATGAAGCAAAAATATGAGCAGAGAATAATTTTTTCAGATATTGTAGAAGCAAAAGAAAACGCTGATACTTCTCAATTCACTCCATTACATTCTGACGTTCCTACCTATAGGGAGCCTGATCACACGTTTCGACTATGGGTCGTTGGTGCTCCACAAAGTGGAAAAACATGTTTGTTTAAGAGGTATTTTAAAGGAATTTATATTCAATCCGCTATAGATAATGTTGGCATGGATTTTTTTTTACGCTCTGTATCGGTAAATAATAAAAAAATTATGCTTCATGGCTTAGACAGTGATCACTCTAAGCGCAATAAATATCCTGAAAGAATACAGGCTTTAATAGTTACATTTGACATAAATCAAACCTCTTTGGAGGATTTAAAGGCTCAGTTATCTAATGTAACCAATTTAACTTCTCCTTACAGTTCCGCTAAAGCAATTATTTTAGTAGCTACGAAGATTGATAAAGCTCAAAAACGCCTCATTTCAAAAGACGATGTAAAGGACTTACTAAAGGGATACCCTAATATTGATTATGTAGAAACCAGCGCTAAAAACGATGTAAATGTTAATCTCGTATTTGAAATTGCCGCAAAAAGGGTCCTAAGAGAAATTGAGCCCTTAATTAAAAATGACGCTAAGCAAATTTTTCCTAAAAGCTACGAAACGATGTGGGCAAAAGGACGAGATGAAAAAAAATTCTCCGTACCTGTTGATCAGTCCTTTAAAGATTATCATTCTGCTGTTGCGTTACTGGGCGATTATTGCAAGAGTGTTCCGTACTACTATCCAAATTTTTTCTCATCGTTAAAATTAGCTTGTACAGGACATTGGAATCGCCATCACATTGATGCTGTTAAATTGGTTGTTACTGAATTTACGCACCCTCAGACTGAACCCTCCTTAGAGGAGATGAGCGTAAGAAACCTTCTTAGTAAGTTACAAGATAGTTTATTAGCAGAGGGGAAACCATTAAATCCAAACGGGAGTTTAGCTAGGAGAATTCATTTTATCCAACAAAATTCAGGTATCGAGGTAATAGATATAATGAATTAA
- a CDS encoding ankyrin repeat domain-containing protein produces MKRYNFNPEGYGYYIDSEIELSEEELDKIQKIIRSFPHALKSKESINRFLEFTPNETPKYILAITANAFDSCGNTMLGVTCEYGYSVDAVQTLINMGANLDTPDHNMNKLALHWAINNKKSFGEPGSVEAVAVVECLLQNGAETDIRCYQNKTPLEYARSRGFTAAADLIERYSNKRSKNKSEIASSSVLATNSLFSANITNAKEIYCEFKPGFLGPHR; encoded by the coding sequence ATGAAAAGATATAATTTTAATCCTGAAGGTTATGGTTATTATATAGATAGCGAGATAGAGCTTTCCGAAGAGGAGCTGGATAAGATACAAAAAATAATACGCAGTTTTCCGCATGCCTTAAAATCAAAGGAGTCAATTAATAGATTTTTAGAATTTACTCCTAATGAGACGCCTAAATATATTCTTGCTATTACTGCTAATGCTTTTGATAGCTGTGGTAATACAATGCTGGGAGTAACATGTGAGTATGGTTATTCTGTTGATGCAGTCCAAACATTAATTAACATGGGTGCAAATCTAGATACCCCCGATCATAATATGAATAAGCTTGCGCTTCACTGGGCAATAAATAATAAAAAATCATTTGGAGAGCCGGGCTCTGTTGAGGCAGTAGCAGTAGTTGAGTGCTTACTTCAAAATGGAGCAGAAACTGATATAAGATGTTATCAAAATAAGACTCCTCTTGAATATGCTAGAAGTCGGGGATTTACAGCTGCAGCCGATTTAATTGAGAGATACTCCAATAAGCGGTCTAAAAATAAATCAGAAATTGCGTCCTCTTCCGTATTAGCGACTAACTCTTTGTTTTCTGCTAATATTACAAACGCAAAAGAAATTTACTGCGAATTTAAGCCTGGATTTCTAGGTCCTCATAGGTAA
- a CDS encoding YggS family pyridoxal phosphate-dependent enzyme, which produces MTTIAERVHYLKELISSTAQHYQRSPQEILLLAVSKGQSTEAIQEAYEAGLRDFGENYYQEAWKKIQSLHSLTICWHFIGPIQSNKTKGIAQHFDWVHSLSREEIACLLNKYRPDYLPPLNVCLQINLDNELTKSGINGEHAIEFAKLVNTLPKLKLRGLMAIPLPHHEEQQQYQSLLRLKQLLNTLNRRLDLSMDTLSMGMSEDLIAAIRAGSTIVRIGRALFGER; this is translated from the coding sequence ATGACCACTATCGCTGAACGAGTGCATTATCTTAAAGAGTTAATTAGCTCAACAGCCCAACATTATCAGCGCTCCCCACAAGAAATTTTATTGCTTGCCGTCAGTAAAGGTCAGTCGACAGAAGCAATCCAGGAAGCTTATGAAGCAGGCTTAAGAGATTTTGGTGAAAACTATTATCAGGAGGCATGGAAAAAAATTCAATCCCTTCACTCTCTGACAATTTGCTGGCATTTTATAGGGCCAATTCAAAGCAATAAAACTAAAGGCATTGCTCAGCATTTTGATTGGGTTCATAGTTTAAGTCGAGAAGAAATTGCCTGTTTGCTTAATAAATATCGACCTGATTATCTTCCGCCTCTTAACGTATGCTTACAAATTAATCTGGATAATGAACTAACAAAATCAGGGATCAATGGAGAACACGCGATTGAATTTGCTAAATTGGTTAATACATTACCTAAATTAAAATTACGTGGTCTAATGGCTATTCCTCTACCTCATCATGAGGAACAACAACAGTACCAAAGTTTGTTACGGTTAAAACAATTATTAAATACTCTTAATAGAAGGCTTGATTTGAGCATGGACACCCTTTCTATGGGTATGAGCGAAGACTTAATAGCAGCAATTCGTGCAGGCAGTACCATTGTACGTATTGGCCGAGCATTGTTCGGCGAACGATAA
- a CDS encoding efflux RND transporter permease subunit, which produces MIFSELCIKRPVFTIVLSLLLVITGVLHYQKLAIRHLPNIDKPVIHIATEYEGASPELVEKEITIPIENALSGISGIDTLRSTSLLGKSRINIDFQLGVDINETINDIRNKLSALQAKLPKESRPPTVSKNDADANPVLMLGFHDDTKTPLEITDYVNRFIKPVLQEVKGVGEVIYHGSRDYAVKIALDPVKMAAYQVTVAQVKRALTQQNIDVPSGQIKSSNRYYTVVTHARLQDAKHFANLIVAQPNKQPIHLGEVATVTVGSENEDNLLRINGKPAVGLAILAQSTANPVDVAAEVKKAITSLQQSLPPHFRIQVVFDSTLFIKHSIHEVYKTFFEAVLFVALVVFLFIGNLRAATIPIITIPICLVSAFWPMYLLGFELNIITLLAMVLAIGLVVDDAIVVLENCHRHMQNGLSATAAAIKGSNEIVFVLLAMTITLAAVYAPMGFVSGFTGKLFLQFGITLAVSVLISGLIALSLSPMMCSKLLTSKEGHYSHWLNLKFNKLSSRYVQSLYWMLKHPLILSLGLISCCLIGFLCYQQLGAELAPGEDQGYIIGSLASPTNASTHYTDQYTRELEAIYEKTPEKIAYLSSVRPTSAFTLLKLAPWSERTRSQKTISNELSEKMQKITGVNVFPVSPNPLGQRTGNSQFSLALLGNTSYVRLNEISSDIIKLLDEYPGLRHIRNTLALDSEQIDIEINRQLAADLDVNLADVAELLSTMLGGSNPVNFTYEGQAYKVILQVQQAERRDIAVLNKLYVQSGRGRMIPLSTLINITHNIGPDSLPHLNRMRSAVISAELGPGAHMDKVVKDVKKLLREKLPDDIQYRFTGAVKDYLESAGSSLYAFLLALLFIYLVLAAQFESFIDPLIVLLSVPLSLVGAVLTLFLFHQNLSLYSNIGMLTLIGLVTKHGIMITEFANQQINAGKERLAAVLESARIRLRPILMTTLAMILGAFPLAIATGAGSESRQQLGLVIIGGMLVGTLFSLYVVPFAYLTISRRRVKFAAVNQLIKKLNHQNHSPLEESQSELI; this is translated from the coding sequence GTGATTTTTTCTGAACTCTGTATTAAACGCCCCGTCTTTACGATTGTCTTATCACTATTGCTGGTCATTACCGGTGTCTTACACTATCAAAAATTAGCCATAAGACATTTGCCCAATATTGATAAACCCGTGATTCACATCGCTACCGAATATGAAGGAGCAAGTCCTGAACTCGTTGAAAAAGAGATTACCATTCCTATAGAAAATGCCTTATCAGGGATCTCCGGCATTGATACCTTACGCTCTACAAGTTTGTTAGGCAAGAGCCGTATTAATATCGATTTTCAGCTCGGGGTTGATATTAATGAAACAATTAATGATATTCGCAATAAGTTATCAGCATTACAGGCTAAACTTCCGAAGGAAAGTCGCCCCCCTACAGTTAGTAAGAACGATGCTGATGCAAATCCAGTATTAATGCTGGGATTCCATGATGACACTAAAACACCATTAGAGATTACTGATTATGTTAATCGCTTTATTAAACCTGTTTTACAAGAAGTTAAGGGGGTTGGCGAAGTTATCTATCATGGCAGTCGTGATTATGCAGTCAAAATTGCATTAGACCCAGTTAAAATGGCCGCCTATCAGGTAACCGTGGCGCAGGTAAAAAGAGCACTGACTCAACAAAATATTGATGTTCCCAGCGGCCAAATCAAAAGCAGTAACCGCTATTATACTGTAGTTACTCATGCCCGCTTACAAGATGCCAAACATTTTGCCAATTTAATAGTGGCTCAGCCTAACAAACAACCCATCCACCTTGGTGAAGTAGCCACGGTAACGGTTGGTAGTGAGAATGAAGATAATTTGTTGCGGATTAATGGAAAACCGGCAGTAGGGCTCGCCATACTCGCCCAATCCACCGCGAATCCCGTTGATGTCGCAGCCGAGGTTAAGAAAGCCATTACCTCTCTACAGCAGTCTTTGCCACCTCATTTCAGAATTCAAGTGGTTTTTGATTCAACACTATTTATTAAACACTCCATTCACGAAGTGTATAAGACCTTTTTTGAGGCAGTTTTATTTGTGGCTCTCGTCGTGTTTCTATTTATAGGAAATTTACGTGCGGCCACAATTCCCATCATTACTATCCCTATTTGCCTTGTCAGTGCTTTTTGGCCAATGTATTTGTTAGGATTTGAACTCAATATTATTACTTTATTAGCCATGGTATTGGCGATTGGCTTGGTAGTTGATGATGCCATTGTGGTTTTAGAAAATTGCCATCGTCATATGCAAAATGGCTTAAGCGCGACAGCAGCAGCTATCAAGGGCAGTAATGAAATTGTGTTTGTCCTTTTAGCGATGACCATTACTTTGGCTGCTGTTTATGCGCCCATGGGGTTTGTTTCTGGTTTTACAGGAAAGCTGTTTCTGCAGTTTGGTATCACTCTGGCAGTCAGTGTGCTTATTTCTGGACTTATTGCGTTAAGCCTCTCCCCCATGATGTGCTCAAAATTATTAACCTCAAAGGAAGGGCATTACAGCCATTGGCTAAATTTGAAATTTAATAAACTTAGTTCACGTTATGTTCAGAGTCTATATTGGATGTTAAAACATCCTTTAATTTTAAGTCTAGGATTGATTAGCTGTTGTCTGATTGGCTTTCTATGCTATCAACAATTAGGCGCTGAATTGGCACCGGGAGAAGATCAGGGCTATATTATTGGCTCCCTTGCCTCCCCAACCAATGCCAGTACTCACTATACCGATCAGTATACCCGTGAATTAGAGGCTATTTATGAAAAAACTCCTGAAAAAATAGCTTATCTTAGTTCAGTCAGACCTACCTCGGCATTTACCTTATTAAAATTAGCGCCCTGGAGCGAGCGCACTCGCAGCCAGAAAACTATCAGTAATGAGTTGAGTGAGAAGATGCAAAAAATTACAGGAGTCAATGTGTTTCCTGTAAGTCCAAATCCGCTAGGCCAGCGAACAGGAAACAGTCAATTTAGTTTAGCACTATTAGGCAATACTTCTTACGTAAGACTCAATGAGATCAGCAGCGATATTATAAAACTCCTGGATGAGTATCCTGGTTTAAGACATATAAGGAATACGCTTGCTCTTGATAGTGAACAAATCGATATTGAAATTAATCGTCAATTGGCAGCAGATTTGGATGTCAATCTGGCCGACGTTGCTGAGCTACTATCCACCATGTTAGGCGGTAGCAATCCTGTAAATTTCACCTATGAAGGCCAGGCTTACAAGGTTATCTTGCAAGTACAGCAAGCAGAGCGCCGAGATATTGCTGTACTTAATAAGTTATATGTACAAAGTGGCCGAGGAAGAATGATTCCTTTATCCACTTTAATCAATATCACCCATAACATTGGCCCTGACAGTTTACCCCACTTAAATCGAATGCGCAGTGCCGTTATTAGCGCTGAACTCGGACCAGGGGCGCATATGGATAAAGTGGTAAAAGATGTAAAAAAGTTACTTCGCGAAAAACTTCCTGATGACATTCAATACCGTTTTACAGGAGCAGTGAAGGATTATTTAGAATCCGCTGGCAGTAGTCTTTATGCTTTTTTACTTGCACTACTGTTTATCTACTTGGTACTGGCCGCGCAATTTGAAAGTTTTATTGATCCACTGATTGTTCTTTTAAGTGTTCCCTTAAGCTTAGTAGGAGCAGTTTTGACGCTGTTTTTATTTCATCAAAACTTATCCCTGTACAGTAATATCGGCATGCTCACCCTTATAGGTCTGGTAACCAAACACGGCATCATGATTACTGAATTTGCTAATCAACAAATCAACGCGGGTAAAGAGCGTCTTGCAGCTGTTCTTGAAAGTGCTCGTATTCGTTTAAGGCCGATTCTTATGACAACTTTAGCCATGATTTTAGGCGCATTTCCCTTAGCGATTGCCACCGGTGCAGGCAGTGAAAGTCGGCAACAGTTAGGGTTGGTAATTATTGGCGGCATGCTGGTAGGGACTTTATTTTCGCTTTATGTAGTCCCTTTTGCTTATCTGACTATTTCCAGACGACGGGTTAAATTCGCCGCGGTGAACCAACTTATAAAAAAATTGAACCACCAAAATCACTCCCCCCTGGAAGAGAGTCAGTCAGAACTTATTTAA
- the rph gene encoding ribonuclease PH codes for MRPSNREPNQLRPIKITRNYTQHAEGSVLVEFGQTRVLCNASVVEGVPRFLKGKNQGWITAEYGMLPRATHSRTEREASKGKQGGRTLEIQRLIGRSLRTCVDLKLLGETTITLDCDVIQADGGTRTAAITGACVALKDAVAWMAGREKLRKMPLFNYVAAISVGIYRGQPVLDLDYAEDVLAETDMNVVMNEEGHFIEVQGTAEDRSFTRDQLNSMLSLAEEGIQQLVELQKGA; via the coding sequence ATGCGCCCCAGTAATCGTGAACCTAATCAATTACGTCCCATAAAAATAACCCGCAACTACACCCAACATGCCGAAGGCTCAGTACTTGTCGAATTTGGTCAGACCCGCGTATTGTGTAATGCTTCTGTTGTTGAAGGTGTACCCAGATTTTTGAAAGGTAAAAACCAGGGGTGGATTACTGCGGAATATGGCATGTTACCTCGCGCAACCCATAGTCGCACTGAGCGCGAGGCCAGTAAGGGCAAACAAGGGGGCAGAACACTAGAAATTCAACGACTGATTGGTCGCTCTCTTCGTACCTGTGTCGATTTAAAGCTGCTTGGAGAAACTACCATTACATTAGACTGTGATGTAATACAGGCCGATGGAGGTACACGCACTGCAGCAATTACGGGGGCCTGTGTCGCTTTAAAAGATGCCGTAGCGTGGATGGCAGGACGCGAAAAACTTCGTAAAATGCCCCTCTTCAATTATGTCGCAGCAATTTCAGTAGGAATTTATCGCGGCCAACCCGTACTGGATCTGGATTATGCAGAAGATGTATTAGCTGAAACCGACATGAATGTGGTAATGAATGAAGAAGGACATTTTATTGAAGTACAAGGCACTGCGGAAGATCGAAGCTTTACTCGCGACCAGCTGAACAGTATGCTTTCTCTGGCCGAAGAGGGAATACAACAATTGGTTGAGCTGCAGAAAGGTGCCTAA
- a CDS encoding biotin/lipoyl-binding protein: MKYRILALLLPLVTFLFLGYVVFIPRHKLHERVTEPKPVAVETAPVTEKILADEFETIGSLASMDNIDISSELSGQIAAIYFKPGTLVKKGTLLIQLDATVLKAN, encoded by the coding sequence ATGAAATACCGTATACTTGCCTTGCTACTTCCTCTCGTGACTTTTCTTTTTTTGGGTTATGTTGTTTTTATCCCTCGCCATAAACTGCATGAAAGAGTCACTGAACCTAAACCTGTCGCAGTAGAAACAGCTCCTGTTACTGAGAAAATTCTGGCCGACGAATTTGAAACCATAGGAAGCCTTGCCAGTATGGATAATATTGATATTAGTTCTGAACTGTCGGGTCAGATTGCTGCCATTTATTTTAAACCGGGAACTCTTGTTAAAAAAGGAACGTTACTTATTCAACTTGATGCCACTGTTTTAAAAGCGAACTAG